One window from the genome of Variovorax sp. PAMC26660 encodes:
- a CDS encoding intradiol ring-cleavage dioxygenase, translating to MRNLNQDNITQAVLARFADTPDPRLHEIMTSLVQHLHAFAREVKLTEAEWFQGIQYLTATGQKCDDKRQEFILLSDVLGLSMLTIAMNNDKPAGCTEATVFGPFYFEGAPEYEHGDDVANGAKGAPCDVFATVRGLDGKPVAGAVVDVWQADEGGHYDVQHEGLDHSENRGRLHTGANGSLHFRSVLAEAYPIPVDGPVGDLLRATKRHPWRPAHLHFKIEAPGYERLITHVFREGDQWLDSDAVFAVRQSLVAPWTRQDNGRWRLDFDFVLNPAAPAA from the coding sequence ATGCGCAACCTCAACCAGGACAACATCACGCAAGCCGTGCTCGCGCGCTTTGCCGACACGCCCGATCCGCGTCTGCACGAGATCATGACCAGCCTGGTGCAGCACCTGCATGCCTTCGCGCGCGAGGTGAAGCTCACCGAGGCCGAGTGGTTCCAGGGCATCCAGTACCTCACGGCCACCGGGCAGAAGTGCGACGACAAGCGCCAGGAGTTCATCCTGCTGTCGGACGTGCTGGGCCTGTCGATGTTGACCATCGCGATGAACAACGACAAGCCGGCCGGCTGCACCGAAGCCACCGTGTTCGGCCCTTTCTACTTCGAGGGCGCGCCCGAGTACGAGCACGGGGACGACGTGGCCAACGGCGCCAAGGGAGCGCCTTGCGACGTGTTCGCGACGGTGCGCGGTCTCGACGGCAAGCCTGTTGCTGGCGCAGTGGTCGACGTGTGGCAGGCCGACGAGGGCGGCCACTACGACGTGCAGCACGAAGGGCTCGACCACTCCGAGAACCGAGGTCGTCTGCACACCGGGGCCAACGGTTCGCTGCACTTTCGCAGCGTGCTGGCCGAGGCCTACCCGATTCCGGTCGACGGGCCGGTCGGCGACCTGCTGCGCGCGACCAAGCGGCACCCGTGGCGGCCTGCGCATCTGCATTTCAAGATCGAGGCGCCGGGCTATGAACGGCTCATCACCCATGTGTTTCGCGAGGGCGACCAGTGGCTCGACTCCGACGCGGTGTTCGCGGTGCGCCAGTCGCTGGTGGCGCCGTGGACGCGGCAGGACAACGGGCGCTGGCGGCTCGACTTCGATTTCGTGCTCAATCCGGCTGCTCCGGCTGCCTGA
- a CDS encoding cobalamin biosynthesis protein has product MSPARYAIGLGCDRGTPQATLQQVLDEALAGIGAQLAQVAAAASIDLKADEPGLLALAATHGWAMRFYPAEQLADVPVPHPSETVRRHTGTPSVSEAAALLAGGGLPMTALVVPKHKHRGADGCHATISIARMS; this is encoded by the coding sequence ATGAGCCCGGCGCGCTATGCCATCGGCCTGGGCTGCGACCGCGGCACGCCGCAGGCCACGCTGCAGCAAGTGCTCGACGAGGCGCTGGCCGGCATCGGCGCGCAATTGGCACAGGTGGCGGCGGCGGCCAGCATCGACCTGAAGGCCGACGAGCCCGGCCTGCTGGCGCTGGCCGCAACCCACGGCTGGGCGATGCGCTTCTATCCCGCCGAGCAACTGGCGGACGTGCCCGTGCCGCATCCGTCGGAGACGGTGCGCAGGCACACCGGCACGCCCTCGGTCAGCGAGGCGGCCGCGCTGCTGGCCGGTGGCGGCCTGCCGATGACGGCGCTGGTCGTGCCCAAGCACAAACACCGCGGCGCCGACGGGTGCCACGCGACGATCTCGATCGCGCGCATGTCCTGA
- a CDS encoding (2Fe-2S) ferredoxin domain-containing protein, with protein sequence MTEVVKPKIGAYKRHLLVCTGPRCSPDGASQDLFDSLGDKFKAAGLNEGELRVKRSRVGCFAACKGGPVMCVQPDGTWYYNVTPQNMDRIVAQHLVRGEIVEDLVFHQGPGLALDEET encoded by the coding sequence ATGACCGAGGTCGTCAAGCCCAAGATCGGCGCCTACAAGCGCCATCTGCTGGTCTGCACCGGCCCGCGCTGCAGCCCCGATGGCGCCTCGCAGGATCTGTTCGACAGCCTGGGCGACAAGTTCAAGGCAGCGGGGCTCAACGAGGGGGAACTGCGCGTCAAGCGCAGTCGCGTCGGCTGCTTCGCCGCCTGCAAGGGCGGCCCGGTGATGTGTGTGCAACCCGACGGCACCTGGTATTACAACGTCACGCCGCAGAACATGGACCGCATCGTCGCCCAGCACTTGGTGAGGGGCGAGATTGTGGAAGACCTTGTGTTCCACCAGGGCCCCGGGCTGGCGCTCGACGAGGAAACCTGA
- the cobJ gene encoding precorrin-3B C(17)-methyltransferase, which produces MSGKISLVGIGPGSHDHMTQRALAAIAEADVVVGYTTYIKLVTDLLEGKEVIRKGMTEELDRAVNALERAREGKKVALISSGDAGVYGMAGPTYEVLFQAGWTPDSDIAVEVVPGASAINACAALVGAPLTHDFCSISLSDLLTPWPVIARRLDAVAAADFVVALYNPKSGRRTQQIVQAQQLFLRHRRPDTPVAVVKSAYRRRERIEFTTLAHMSECDIGMLTTVLIGNSHTFLQHGLMVTPRGYANKYDLDDGGSTRSGEKPGRSLSTGLLGWMTNLRADRADGMSIAALAAQHRLPADYIEAVLAAPVEPEAAVAVPVEEAQE; this is translated from the coding sequence ATGAGCGGCAAGATTTCGCTGGTCGGCATCGGCCCCGGCAGCCACGACCACATGACCCAGCGCGCGCTGGCCGCCATCGCCGAAGCCGACGTGGTGGTCGGCTACACCACCTACATCAAGCTGGTCACCGATCTGCTCGAAGGCAAGGAAGTGATCCGCAAGGGCATGACCGAAGAGCTCGACCGCGCGGTCAACGCGCTCGAGCGTGCCCGCGAAGGCAAGAAGGTCGCGCTGATCTCCAGCGGAGACGCCGGCGTCTACGGCATGGCTGGCCCGACCTACGAGGTGCTGTTCCAGGCCGGCTGGACGCCGGACTCCGACATCGCCGTCGAGGTGGTGCCCGGCGCGTCGGCCATCAACGCCTGCGCGGCGCTGGTGGGCGCGCCGCTCACGCACGACTTCTGCTCGATCTCGCTGAGCGACCTGCTCACGCCCTGGCCGGTGATCGCGCGACGGCTCGACGCGGTGGCAGCGGCCGATTTCGTGGTGGCCCTCTACAACCCGAAGAGCGGGCGGCGCACCCAGCAGATCGTGCAGGCGCAGCAACTGTTTTTGCGGCACCGGCGGCCGGACACACCGGTGGCGGTGGTCAAGTCGGCCTACCGCCGGCGCGAGCGCATCGAGTTCACCACGCTGGCCCACATGAGCGAGTGCGACATCGGCATGCTGACGACCGTGCTCATCGGCAACAGCCACACCTTCCTGCAGCACGGCCTGATGGTCACGCCGCGCGGCTATGCCAACAAGTACGACCTGGATGACGGTGGCAGCACACGCAGCGGCGAGAAGCCCGGCCGCTCGCTGTCCACCGGCCTGCTGGGCTGGATGACCAACCTGCGCGCCGATCGTGCCGACGGCATGAGCATCGCCGCGCTCGCGGCGCAGCACCGTCTGCCCGCCGACTACATCGAGGCTGTGCTCGCAGCACCGGTGGAGCCGGAGGCCGCCGTGGCTGTGCCGGTCGAGGAGGCGCAGGAATGA